A single Harpia harpyja isolate bHarHar1 chromosome 6, bHarHar1 primary haplotype, whole genome shotgun sequence DNA region contains:
- the M6PR gene encoding cation-dependent mannose-6-phosphate receptor, whose protein sequence is MSSLCHTSAVLVFFMALAVGVGAQQSNERSCDVIGDESSESQMERALLKKLEPLSQMRFNVTVEKGKTENYVYHFRVCREVNSTLHDFGGLVQTDRQNGKTTVIGRINETQVFNGSDWIMLIYKGGDSYGRHCSGEKRRAVIMISCKRGVTASSFSIISEEREKEQECFYLFEMDSNVACPAEDSHLSVGSILLITFASLIAVYIIGGFLYQRLVVGAKGMEQFPHFAFWQDLGNLVADGCDFVCRSKPRNAPAAYRGVGDDQLGEESEERDDHLLPM, encoded by the exons ATGTCATCACTTTGCCATACCTCTGCTGTGCTGGTATTCTTTATGGCCCTTGCTGTGGGTGTAGGGGCTCAACAGTCGAATGAGAGGAGCTGTGATGTGATTGGTGATGAAAGCAGCGAGTCGCAAATGGAAAGAGCCCTGCTGAAGAAACTAGAGCCCCTGAGCCAAATGAG gtttAACGTGACTgtggagaaaggcaaaacagaaaactACGTCTACCATTTCAGGGTGTGCAGGGAGGTCAACAGCACCTTGCACGATTTTGGTGGCCTGGTGCAAACAGATAGACAGAATGGAAAGACCACAGTGATAGGAAGAATCAATGAAACCCAGGTCTTCAATGGAA GTGACTGGATCATGCTGATTTATAAAGGAGGTGATTCATATGGTAGGCACTGCAGTGGTGAGAAGAGAAGAGCTGTGATAATGATTTCTTGCAAGCGGGGAGTTACAGCG AGTTCATTCAGCATTATTTCAGAAGAGCGGGAAAAGGAGCAGGAGTGTTTCTACCTCTTTGAGATGGACAGCAATGTGGCATGTCCAGCTGAGGATTCCCACCTCAGCGTTGGCTCCATTCTACTGATCAC GTTTGCTTCACTGATTGCAGTCTACATCATTGGTGGGTTCCTCTACCAGCGCCTTGTAGTGGGAGCAAAGGGCATGGAGCAGTTTCCCCACTTTGCCTTCTGGCAAGATCTGGGCAATTTAGTGGCG GATGGCTGTGACTTTGTCTGCCGATCTAAGCCTCGAAACGCACCAGCTGCATACCGTGGTGTGGGTGATGACCAGCTTGGTGAGGAATCGGAAGAACGGGATGACCACTTGCTACCAATGTGA